The following are from one region of the Sphingomonas sp. J315 genome:
- the ald gene encoding alanine dehydrogenase, producing MRVGVPKEIKNHEYRVGLTPPLVAELSAAGHEVIVQSNAGMGIDFSDADYMAAGARIVGTPAEVFAQSDMIVKVKEPQPSEIALLEPRHTLFTYLHLAADKPQAEGLMKSGATCIAYETVTANDRSLPLLKPMSEVAGRMSVQVGAHYLEKEQGGRGVLLGGVPGVAPARVAILGGGVSGINAAQMATGLRADVTIYDINNTRLAELDMHFGSQIKTAYASKAAIAAAVANAHLVIGAVLVPGAAAPKLVTREMLKTMKRGSVLVDIAIDQGGCFETSHATTHEDPVYEVDGVIHYCVANMPGAVARTSTFALNNATLPFVMKLANLGAEKAMAADPHLANGLNVYQGKIAFKAVADDLDLPFQAWSA from the coding sequence ATGCGCGTCGGTGTCCCCAAGGAAATCAAGAATCACGAATATCGCGTGGGCCTGACCCCGCCGCTCGTCGCCGAACTCAGCGCCGCCGGGCATGAGGTGATCGTCCAGAGCAACGCCGGCATGGGCATCGACTTCAGCGACGCCGATTACATGGCGGCGGGCGCGCGGATCGTCGGCACTCCGGCCGAAGTGTTCGCGCAGAGCGACATGATCGTGAAGGTCAAGGAGCCGCAGCCGAGCGAGATCGCATTGCTCGAACCGCGCCACACGCTGTTCACCTATCTCCACCTCGCCGCGGACAAGCCGCAGGCCGAAGGGCTGATGAAGTCCGGCGCGACCTGCATCGCCTATGAAACCGTGACCGCCAACGACCGCAGCCTGCCGCTGCTCAAGCCGATGAGCGAGGTTGCGGGCCGCATGTCCGTTCAGGTCGGCGCGCATTACCTTGAGAAGGAACAGGGTGGACGCGGTGTGCTGCTGGGCGGCGTTCCCGGCGTCGCTCCTGCGCGCGTCGCGATCCTTGGCGGCGGCGTGTCGGGCATCAATGCGGCGCAGATGGCGACCGGCCTGCGCGCCGACGTCACCATCTATGACATCAACAACACCCGCCTCGCCGAACTCGACATGCATTTCGGCAGCCAGATCAAGACCGCCTATGCCAGCAAGGCGGCGATCGCGGCGGCGGTGGCCAACGCACATCTGGTGATCGGCGCGGTGCTGGTTCCCGGCGCAGCGGCACCGAAGCTGGTGACGCGCGAGATGCTCAAGACGATGAAGCGCGGCAGCGTTCTCGTCGACATCGCGATCGATCAGGGCGGATGCTTCGAGACCAGCCATGCGACGACGCATGAAGACCCGGTCTATGAAGTCGATGGCGTGATCCATTATTGCGTCGCCAACATGCCCGGCGCGGTGGCGCGCACCAGCACCTTCGCGCTCAACAACGCGACGCTGCCGTTCGTGATGAAGCTCGCCAATTTGGGGGCGGAAAAGGCAATGGCCGCAGATCCGCATCTCGCGAACGGCCTCAACGTCTATCAGGGCAAGATCGCGTTCAAGGCGGTTGCCGACGATCTCGACCTGCCCTTCCAGGCGTGGAGCGCATAA
- a CDS encoding Lrp/AsnC family transcriptional regulator, translating into MDRIDGAILKLLAQNARAPVNQIAGEVGLSPSACTRRIQALEASGHIQGYAARLGLRRLGYSVTAFVDITLGTEVDEDLARFEAAVGQIDGIVECALVSGGYDYRLKILCRDLDDYERLHREKMGRLPGVVKISSSFVLRSVPTRSEADALFVGAD; encoded by the coding sequence ATGGATCGAATCGACGGAGCAATCCTGAAACTGCTCGCACAAAACGCCCGCGCGCCGGTGAATCAGATCGCGGGCGAGGTCGGCCTGTCCCCCTCGGCCTGCACCCGCCGCATTCAGGCGCTGGAAGCATCGGGGCATATTCAGGGCTATGCAGCACGGCTCGGGTTGCGGCGGCTGGGCTATAGTGTGACAGCCTTTGTCGACATTACGCTGGGGACCGAAGTCGACGAGGACCTCGCCCGGTTCGAGGCTGCGGTTGGCCAGATCGACGGGATCGTCGAATGCGCGCTGGTGTCGGGCGGCTATGACTATCGGCTCAAGATACTGTGCCGTGATCTCGACGACTATGAGCGACTCCACCGCGAAAAAATGGGACGTCTGCCCGGGGTGGTGAAGATCAGCTCCAGCTTCGTCCTGCGATCGGTCCCGACGCGGAGTGAGGCGGATGCGCTGTTCGTAGGGGCGGACTAG
- a CDS encoding Lrp/AsnC family transcriptional regulator — MRAHILDHSDLDLFDRKIVEILRVDGRISITDLAARVGLSKTPCQVRVKRLIASGVIRGFRAIVDPARLGLDHVAFAEVKLSDTREDALEAFRAAVLRIPEVEECHMIASSFDYLLKVRTADIRRYREVLGERISSLPHVASTSTFVAMETIRDAGG, encoded by the coding sequence ATGCGCGCTCACATCCTCGATCACAGCGATCTTGACCTGTTCGACCGCAAGATCGTCGAGATTTTGCGGGTCGATGGCCGCATCTCGATCACCGATCTCGCCGCCCGTGTCGGCCTGTCAAAAACGCCGTGCCAGGTGCGCGTAAAGCGGCTGATCGCCAGCGGTGTGATCCGCGGCTTCCGCGCAATCGTCGACCCCGCGCGCCTCGGCCTCGACCACGTCGCCTTCGCCGAGGTCAAGCTGTCCGACACGCGCGAGGATGCGCTGGAGGCGTTCCGCGCGGCGGTGCTGCGGATCCCCGAGGTCGAGGAATGCCACATGATCGCCAGCAGCTTCGACTATCTGCTCAAGGTCCGCACGGCGGATATCCGTCGCTATCGCGAAGTGCTGGGCGAACGCATCTCCAGCCTGCCGCATGTCGCGAGCACATCGACCTTCGTCGCGATGGAGACAATCCGCGATGCGGGGGGATAA
- a CDS encoding NAD(P)/FAD-dependent oxidoreductase, which translates to MHFDIVIVGAGHGGAQAAIALRQAKFEGTIAVIGDEPELPYERPPLSKDYFQGEKSFDRILIRPAAFWVERNVEMLLNRRVVSVDPAAHSLTTADGATIGYGQLIWATGGSPRRIGCAGNDLTGVHTVRIRADADRMLAELDGVEQAVVIGGGYIGLEAAAVLAKLGKKVVLLEALDRVLARVAGEPLSRFFEGEHRAHGVDVRLGAAVDCIEGEGRVSGVRMQDGEVIPAQMVIVGIGIIPAVEPLIAAGAQGGNGVAVDHQCRTSLPDVYAIGDCALHANRFADDMPIRLESVQNANDQATLVAKIIMGQDLAYDAVPWFWSNQYDLKLQTVGLSTGHDAAILRGDPASRSFSVLYLKEGRVIALDCVNATKDYVQGRKLVIERLSPDPVALADASVPLKELVG; encoded by the coding sequence ATGCACTTCGATATCGTGATCGTGGGCGCGGGGCACGGCGGGGCACAGGCGGCGATCGCGCTGCGTCAGGCCAAGTTCGAGGGAACGATCGCGGTGATCGGCGACGAGCCGGAATTGCCCTACGAGCGCCCGCCGCTGTCGAAGGACTATTTCCAGGGCGAGAAGAGCTTTGACCGTATCCTGATCCGCCCGGCCGCCTTCTGGGTCGAGCGCAATGTCGAGATGCTGCTGAACCGCCGCGTCGTGTCGGTCGATCCCGCGGCGCACAGCCTGACCACTGCGGATGGTGCGACAATCGGCTATGGCCAGTTGATCTGGGCGACCGGGGGCAGCCCGCGCCGGATCGGATGTGCCGGCAACGACCTGACCGGCGTCCATACGGTCCGCATCCGCGCCGATGCCGACCGGATGTTGGCGGAGCTGGACGGCGTCGAGCAGGCAGTAGTGATCGGCGGCGGCTATATCGGACTGGAGGCGGCGGCGGTGCTTGCCAAGCTGGGCAAGAAGGTCGTGCTGCTCGAAGCGCTCGACCGGGTGCTGGCGCGCGTTGCAGGCGAACCGCTGTCGCGCTTCTTCGAGGGCGAGCATCGCGCGCATGGCGTCGATGTGCGGCTGGGCGCGGCGGTCGACTGTATCGAGGGGGAGGGCCGGGTGAGCGGCGTGCGGATGCAGGACGGTGAGGTGATCCCCGCGCAAATGGTGATCGTCGGCATCGGCATCATACCCGCCGTCGAACCGCTGATTGCGGCCGGCGCACAGGGCGGCAATGGCGTTGCGGTCGATCACCAGTGCCGCACCTCGCTGCCCGATGTCTATGCCATCGGCGACTGTGCGCTTCACGCCAACCGCTTCGCCGACGACATGCCGATCCGACTCGAATCGGTGCAGAATGCGAACGATCAGGCGACGTTGGTGGCCAAGATTATCATGGGGCAGGACCTGGCCTATGACGCGGTGCCGTGGTTCTGGTCGAACCAGTATGATCTGAAGCTGCAGACCGTCGGCCTGTCGACCGGCCATGACGCGGCGATCCTGCGCGGCGATCCGGCGAGCCGCAGCTTTTCTGTGCTCTATCTGAAAGAGGGCCGCGTGATCGCGCTCGACTGCGTCAACGCGACCAAGGACTATGTCCAGGGGCGCAAGCTGGTGATCGAACGGCTGTCACCGGACCCGGTGGCGCTTGCCGACGCAAGCGTACCGCTGAAGGAACTGGTCGGGTAA
- a CDS encoding protein-L-isoaspartate O-methyltransferase has product MMTATIEPQGQEAARAAMVASQLRTSGVNDARVVAAMAQVAREDYLPESQRAFAYRDRSLPLGNGRAQNPPLATGLLLTEARIVAGEKALIVGAAGGYAAAIAAELGAVVTLVEEDVNLVALARAALGNGVTLVEGSLAAGAPAGAPYDLLLIDGAVEEIPEALAAQLREGGRVVTGLSDRGVTRIASGVRTGGGVGLASIVDSEIAPLPGFEKPRGFQF; this is encoded by the coding sequence ATGATGACCGCGACCATTGAACCCCAGGGCCAGGAGGCCGCCCGCGCCGCGATGGTAGCGAGCCAGCTGCGCACCAGCGGCGTCAACGACGCGCGCGTGGTCGCCGCGATGGCGCAGGTCGCGCGTGAGGATTATCTGCCCGAATCGCAGCGTGCCTTCGCCTATCGCGACCGTTCGCTCCCGCTCGGCAACGGCCGGGCGCAGAATCCGCCGCTGGCCACGGGCTTGTTGCTCACCGAAGCGCGGATCGTGGCGGGGGAGAAGGCGCTGATCGTCGGCGCAGCGGGGGGCTATGCCGCCGCGATCGCTGCGGAACTTGGTGCGGTCGTGACGCTGGTCGAGGAAGATGTGAATCTGGTGGCGCTGGCGCGGGCCGCGCTGGGCAATGGCGTCACGCTGGTGGAAGGTTCGCTCGCCGCCGGTGCGCCGGCCGGTGCACCCTATGACCTGCTGCTCATCGACGGCGCAGTCGAAGAGATTCCCGAGGCACTTGCTGCGCAACTGCGCGAGGGCGGGCGGGTCGTCACCGGCCTGTCCGATCGCGGCGTTACCCGAATCGCGTCGGGCGTGCGTACCGGCGGCGGCGTCGGCCTAGCCAGCATCGTCGACAGTGAAATTGCCCCCTTGCCCGGCTTTGAAAAGCCGCGCGGCTTCCAGTTCTGA
- a CDS encoding TolC family outer membrane protein gives MRLSLILAGVSVAGLTLPALAQTTPPAAQAPAPQPNETLREAMVKAYRTNPDLTAERANLRATDENVPIARSRGLPGVSSNAGYNENLYDTDSSGLASPRTGSVGLDLSVPVFSGGAVRNSVRAAETRVEAGRAGLRSVESALFTDVVAVYMDVIRDEATVRLNQQNVRALDVNLQATRDRFEVGDLTRTDVAQSEARLALAQSQLRGAEARLISSRENYIRIVGTAPGVLAQPPALPGLPASPDQAVQVALTDNPALEGARKAREASTYDVRVARAGRLPTVSVGVGGDYYNRFGSVPALGVNNGLKNDGFATSAGVSVSLPLFQGGRPAAQVRQAQARESASIEQVTATERAVIAQARSAYAVYQSALRVIESSRVAVQANQLSLEGVRAENSVGTRTILDILNAEQELLNSQVQLVTAERDAYVAGFAVLAAMGKAEAEDLGLDGGPLYDPVANYDRVRGSLSDWRDNPTPEAEATRTVDTPAQNPNVSGPIDPSPR, from the coding sequence ATGCGATTGAGCCTGATCCTTGCCGGTGTAAGCGTTGCCGGCCTGACGCTTCCCGCGCTGGCGCAGACCACGCCGCCTGCGGCGCAGGCGCCCGCGCCGCAGCCGAACGAGACGCTGCGCGAGGCGATGGTCAAGGCGTATCGTACCAACCCCGATCTGACTGCGGAGCGCGCCAACCTGCGCGCGACGGACGAGAATGTGCCGATCGCCCGCTCGCGCGGGCTTCCGGGCGTAAGCTCGAACGCAGGCTATAACGAGAATCTGTACGATACCGATTCGAGCGGGCTGGCATCGCCGCGCACCGGATCGGTCGGGCTTGACCTCAGCGTTCCCGTGTTTTCGGGTGGCGCAGTACGCAATTCGGTTCGCGCGGCCGAAACTCGCGTCGAAGCGGGCCGCGCGGGTCTGCGCAGCGTCGAATCGGCGCTCTTCACCGATGTCGTCGCGGTGTACATGGACGTGATCCGCGACGAGGCGACGGTGCGGCTCAACCAGCAGAATGTCCGCGCGCTCGACGTCAACCTCCAGGCGACGCGCGACCGGTTCGAAGTCGGCGACCTGACCCGCACCGACGTCGCCCAGTCCGAAGCGCGGCTCGCGCTGGCGCAGAGCCAGTTGCGCGGCGCGGAGGCCCGGCTGATCTCCAGCCGTGAGAATTACATCCGTATCGTCGGCACCGCGCCGGGCGTCCTCGCGCAGCCGCCCGCGCTGCCGGGCCTGCCCGCCAGCCCGGATCAGGCCGTACAGGTCGCGCTGACCGACAATCCCGCACTGGAAGGCGCACGCAAGGCGCGTGAAGCGAGCACATACGACGTGCGCGTCGCGCGTGCTGGCCGCCTGCCGACGGTCAGTGTCGGTGTGGGCGGCGACTATTATAACCGCTTCGGATCGGTGCCCGCATTGGGCGTGAACAACGGCCTCAAAAATGACGGTTTCGCGACCTCGGCTGGGGTCAGCGTCAGCCTGCCTCTGTTCCAGGGCGGTCGCCCGGCGGCGCAGGTGCGTCAGGCGCAGGCGCGCGAATCGGCCTCGATCGAACAGGTCACTGCGACCGAGCGCGCCGTGATCGCGCAGGCACGTTCGGCCTACGCCGTCTATCAGTCCGCGCTGCGAGTGATCGAGAGCAGCCGGGTTGCGGTCCAGGCCAACCAGCTGAGCCTTGAAGGCGTCCGCGCCGAGAACAGCGTCGGGACGCGCACCATCCTCGATATCCTGAACGCCGAGCAGGAGTTGCTCAACAGCCAGGTTCAGCTGGTGACCGCCGAGCGCGACGCCTATGTCGCGGGCTTTGCGGTGCTGGCGGCGATGGGCAAGGCCGAGGCCGAGGATCTGGGGCTCGACGGTGGTCCGCTCTACGACCCGGTCGCCAACTATGATCGCGTGCGTGGCAGCCTGTCCGACTGGCGCGACAACCCCACCCCCGAGGCGGAGGCGACGCGCACCGTCGACACCCCCGCGCAGAACCCGAATGTTTCCGGTCCGATCGATCCCAGCCCGCGCTAA
- a CDS encoding DUF2497 domain-containing protein: MGDVSNEPSMEDILSSIKRIIAEEGDAATASRPRRPARAAAPAPAPADDEDEILELNEPAPSEPLQPEPRRAPQPVQRETPRVDLRDVEPEPQPAARAEPILSQTTAEATRGPLEALSRMVVKPEAAPAPALPAGETSLEAMVREMIRPMLRDWLDANLPRMVEEMVQREISRIAAGRD; this comes from the coding sequence ATGGGGGACGTGAGCAACGAACCGTCGATGGAGGATATCCTTTCCTCTATCAAACGCATCATCGCCGAAGAGGGCGATGCCGCGACCGCTAGCCGTCCGCGTCGTCCGGCGCGTGCGGCGGCGCCTGCTCCCGCGCCTGCCGATGACGAAGACGAGATCCTGGAGCTGAACGAGCCCGCGCCTAGCGAGCCGCTGCAGCCCGAGCCGCGCCGTGCACCCCAACCCGTGCAGCGCGAGACGCCGCGCGTCGATCTGCGCGACGTGGAACCCGAGCCTCAGCCGGCCGCGCGCGCCGAACCGATCCTCTCGCAGACGACCGCCGAAGCCACGCGTGGCCCGCTCGAGGCGCTGTCGCGCATGGTGGTGAAGCCCGAGGCTGCGCCGGCCCCCGCGCTGCCCGCTGGCGAAACTTCGCTGGAGGCCATGGTGCGCGAGATGATCCGCCCCATGCTGCGCGACTGGCTCGACGCCAATCTGCCGCGCATGGTCGAGGAAATGGTCCAGCGCGAGATTTCGCGGATTGCGGCGGGGCGGGACTGA
- a CDS encoding valine--tRNA ligase yields MSELPKTFDPADIEQRWYAYWESNGLFRPERPGAQPWTIVNPPPNVTGSLHIGHALDNTLQDILVRHARLKGMDARWVVGMDHAGIATQMVVERQLNERQQKRTNFTREEFVAKVWEWKAESGGAITGQLRRLGCSMDWSDERFTMDEGFSKAVLKVFVDLHKQGLIYRDKRLVNWDPGLGTAISDLEVETREVAGKFWHLRYPLADGSGFILVATTRPETMLADMAVAVHPTDERYAALVGKQVKLPITGRLIPIVADEHADPELGSGAVKITPGHDFNDFEVGRRAGIEARDMLNMLDAKAMLCQTSDGLIPAELIGLDRFDAREKVVARLKDEGFLVPWTDKDGNEHDAEPRKIQTPFGDRSGVVIEPWLTDQWYVDAATLAKPAIEAVRSGATKVVPKSWEKTYFNWMENIQPWCVSRQLWWGHRIPAWFAEDGSVYVAENEAEAQAQAGEGVALTQDEDVLDTWFSSALWPFATLGWPENDDPTLGGRYPNDVLISGFDILFFWDARMMMQGLHFMKEVPFKTLYLHGLVRAADGAKMSKSKGNVVDPLGLIDQYGADALRFFMAAMESQGRDVKMDEKRVEGYRNFATKLWNAARFAQSNGIRASEHVEAPRATLAVNKWIIAETVSTVQAMDIAFADHRFDGAANTIYQFTWSRFCDWYLELIKPVLQTEGAEGAEETRQVAGWVLDQILVMLHPFMPFITEELWSKMGERPDYPIIAAKWPMADARALDPEAAQEIDWLIRLVSELRAARTELNVPPGARLALHVRDAHADTLERLARQNAALSRLARVDRAEGAAPAGGALQIVVDEATYVLPLEGVIDLDAERARLTKAIAAAEKERDSLNARLSNPAFAEKAKPEAVEKARADHAEKSAEAARLGAALGRLG; encoded by the coding sequence ATGAGCGAACTTCCAAAGACCTTCGACCCCGCCGATATCGAGCAGCGCTGGTACGCCTATTGGGAAAGCAACGGGCTGTTCCGGCCGGAACGTCCGGGCGCGCAGCCCTGGACGATCGTCAACCCGCCGCCGAACGTCACCGGCTCGCTGCATATCGGCCATGCGCTCGACAATACGCTGCAGGACATTCTCGTCCGTCATGCGCGGCTGAAGGGCATGGACGCGCGCTGGGTGGTCGGCATGGACCATGCCGGCATCGCGACGCAGATGGTGGTCGAGCGCCAGCTCAACGAACGCCAGCAGAAGCGCACCAACTTCACCCGCGAGGAGTTCGTCGCAAAGGTGTGGGAGTGGAAGGCCGAGAGCGGCGGGGCGATCACCGGTCAGCTGCGGCGCCTCGGCTGTTCGATGGACTGGTCCGACGAGCGCTTCACGATGGACGAGGGCTTTTCGAAGGCCGTGCTCAAGGTCTTTGTCGACCTCCACAAGCAGGGCCTGATCTACCGCGACAAAAGGCTGGTGAACTGGGACCCGGGCCTCGGAACCGCGATCAGCGACCTTGAGGTCGAGACGCGCGAGGTTGCCGGCAAGTTCTGGCACCTGCGTTATCCGCTCGCCGATGGCAGCGGCTTTATCCTTGTCGCGACGACGCGGCCGGAAACGATGCTGGCCGATATGGCGGTAGCGGTGCACCCGACCGATGAGCGCTATGCCGCATTGGTCGGCAAGCAGGTCAAGCTACCGATCACCGGCCGCCTGATCCCGATCGTCGCCGACGAACATGCCGATCCCGAACTGGGGTCGGGCGCGGTCAAGATCACGCCGGGCCATGACTTCAATGACTTCGAAGTCGGCCGCCGCGCCGGAATCGAGGCGCGCGACATGCTCAATATGCTCGATGCCAAGGCGATGCTTTGCCAGACTTCGGACGGGTTGATCCCGGCCGAGCTGATCGGCCTCGACCGCTTCGACGCGCGTGAGAAGGTCGTGGCACGGCTGAAGGACGAGGGTTTCCTCGTTCCCTGGACCGACAAGGACGGCAACGAACACGACGCAGAGCCGCGCAAGATCCAGACGCCGTTCGGCGACCGCTCGGGCGTGGTGATCGAACCGTGGCTGACCGACCAATGGTATGTCGACGCGGCGACGCTGGCGAAACCCGCGATCGAGGCGGTGCGGTCGGGCGCGACCAAGGTCGTGCCGAAGAGCTGGGAAAAGACCTATTTCAACTGGATGGAGAACATCCAGCCGTGGTGCGTCAGCCGCCAGCTGTGGTGGGGGCATCGGATTCCGGCGTGGTTCGCCGAGGACGGCAGCGTCTATGTCGCTGAAAACGAAGCCGAAGCTCAGGCGCAGGCGGGTGAGGGCGTTGCCCTGACGCAGGACGAGGATGTTCTCGATACCTGGTTTTCCTCCGCGCTGTGGCCGTTCGCGACGTTGGGCTGGCCCGAGAATGACGACCCGACGCTCGGCGGGCGTTATCCCAATGATGTGCTGATTTCCGGCTTCGACATCCTGTTCTTCTGGGATGCGCGGATGATGATGCAGGGTTTGCACTTCATGAAAGAAGTGCCGTTCAAGACCTTGTATCTGCACGGGCTTGTCCGCGCCGCTGATGGCGCGAAGATGTCCAAGTCCAAGGGCAATGTCGTCGATCCGCTGGGTCTGATCGACCAATATGGCGCGGACGCGCTGCGCTTCTTCATGGCGGCGATGGAGAGCCAGGGCCGCGACGTGAAGATGGATGAAAAGCGCGTCGAGGGGTATCGCAACTTCGCGACCAAGCTGTGGAATGCGGCGCGGTTCGCGCAGTCGAACGGGATTCGCGCAAGCGAACATGTCGAGGCTCCTCGCGCCACGCTCGCGGTGAACAAGTGGATTATCGCGGAGACGGTGTCCACGGTGCAGGCGATGGACATCGCCTTTGCCGACCATCGGTTCGACGGCGCGGCCAACACCATCTACCAGTTCACCTGGAGCCGCTTCTGCGACTGGTATCTGGAGTTGATCAAGCCGGTGCTCCAGACCGAAGGCGCCGAGGGAGCCGAGGAGACGCGGCAGGTCGCGGGCTGGGTGCTCGACCAGATCCTCGTCATGCTCCACCCGTTCATGCCCTTCATCACCGAAGAGCTGTGGTCGAAGATGGGCGAACGCCCGGATTACCCGATCATCGCCGCCAAATGGCCGATGGCGGATGCGCGCGCGCTCGATCCCGAGGCGGCGCAGGAGATCGACTGGCTGATCCGGCTGGTGAGCGAGCTGCGCGCGGCGCGGACCGAGCTGAACGTACCGCCGGGCGCACGGCTGGCGCTGCACGTGCGCGATGCGCATGCCGACACGCTGGAGCGGCTTGCGCGCCAGAATGCGGCGCTGAGCCGTCTGGCCCGCGTCGACCGCGCCGAGGGCGCGGCGCCGGCGGGCGGCGCATTGCAGATCGTGGTGGACGAGGCGACCTATGTCCTCCCGCTCGAAGGCGTGATCGATCTCGACGCCGAACGCGCGCGCCTGACCAAGGCGATCGCGGCGGCGGAGAAGGAGCGGGATAGCCTCAACGCGCGGCTGTCCAACCCTGCTTTTGCCGAAAAGGCCAAGCCCGAGGCGGTGGAGAAGGCGCGGGCGGACCATGCCGAGAAGTCGGCCGAAGCGGCGCGGTTGGGCGCAGCGCTGGGGCGACTGGGGTAA
- the hemB gene encoding porphobilinogen synthase has translation MSHYPALRLRRTRSSAWSRRLHAETVLTPADLIWPLFVTEGNAVEEPIASLPGVSRWSVDAIVAQAKGAAAAGIPCLALFPNTPPELRTEDGGEALNPDNLMCRAIRAIKDAVPDIGVLTDVALDPYTAHGHDGLVDAAGYVLNDETAEVLVGQALNQARAGADVIAPSDMMDGRVGLIREALEDEGFVNVQIMAYAAKYASAFYGPFRDAVGSRGLLKGDKKTYQMDPANAEEALREVALDLDEGADSVMVKPGLLYLDIVRRVKERFEVPVFAYQVSGEYAMIEAAAAVGAGDRDALVLETLMAFKRAGCSGVLSYHALHAARLMGG, from the coding sequence ATGTCCCACTATCCCGCGCTTCGCCTTCGTCGCACTCGCAGTTCGGCCTGGAGCCGGCGGCTTCATGCCGAGACGGTGCTCACCCCCGCGGACCTGATCTGGCCGCTGTTCGTGACGGAAGGCAACGCCGTCGAGGAGCCGATCGCCAGCCTGCCCGGCGTGTCGCGCTGGTCCGTCGACGCGATCGTCGCGCAGGCGAAAGGCGCGGCGGCGGCGGGGATCCCCTGCCTGGCGCTGTTTCCCAACACGCCGCCCGAGCTGCGCACCGAGGATGGCGGCGAGGCGCTCAATCCCGACAATCTGATGTGCCGCGCGATCCGGGCGATCAAGGATGCGGTGCCGGATATCGGCGTGCTGACCGATGTCGCGCTCGACCCCTATACTGCGCATGGCCATGACGGGCTGGTCGATGCGGCGGGCTATGTTCTGAATGACGAGACGGCGGAGGTGCTGGTCGGGCAGGCGCTTAACCAGGCGCGCGCCGGGGCGGACGTGATCGCGCCGAGCGACATGATGGACGGGCGGGTCGGGCTGATCCGCGAGGCGCTGGAGGATGAGGGCTTCGTCAACGTCCAGATCATGGCCTATGCCGCCAAATATGCCTCGGCCTTCTACGGCCCGTTCCGCGATGCGGTGGGATCGCGCGGGCTGCTCAAGGGCGACAAGAAGACCTATCAGATGGACCCCGCCAATGCCGAAGAGGCGCTGCGCGAGGTCGCGCTCGACCTCGACGAAGGCGCGGACAGCGTGATGGTGAAGCCGGGGTTGCTATATCTAGATATCGTCCGCCGCGTGAAGGAGCGGTTCGAAGTGCCGGTGTTCGCGTACCAGGTGAGCGGCGAGTACGCGATGATCGAGGCGGCAGCTGCGGTGGGCGCGGGCGACCGCGACGCGCTGGTGCTCGAAACTCTGATGGCGTTCAAGCGCGCCGGGTGCAGCGGGGTGCTGTCCTACCACGCGCTTCATGCGGCGCGGCTGATGGGCGGATGA
- a CDS encoding GNAT family N-acetyltransferase: protein MIETERLLLRPPVEADHPALYAMWADPAVMADLGAVKDDAASAAALARHAGYRHEGLGFLSVIRKEDNAVMGFCGLKRGDPPNPIAGQVEAGWMLARSYWRQGYALEAMVAVLDWGWVNLDVAHIVAITSQRNAASRAMMERLGMTYVAGGRFRASRLCGG, encoded by the coding sequence ATGATCGAGACCGAGCGGTTATTGCTGCGCCCGCCGGTGGAGGCCGACCACCCGGCGCTCTACGCGATGTGGGCCGATCCGGCGGTGATGGCCGATCTGGGGGCGGTCAAGGACGATGCGGCGAGCGCGGCGGCGCTGGCGCGGCATGCGGGGTATCGGCACGAGGGGCTGGGGTTCCTGAGCGTCATCCGCAAGGAGGATAATGCGGTAATGGGCTTTTGCGGGCTCAAGCGCGGCGATCCACCCAACCCGATCGCGGGGCAGGTCGAGGCGGGGTGGATGCTCGCGCGAAGCTACTGGCGTCAGGGCTATGCGCTGGAGGCGATGGTCGCGGTGCTCGACTGGGGCTGGGTCAATCTTGATGTCGCGCACATCGTGGCGATCACCTCGCAGCGCAATGCCGCCAGCCGGGCGATGATGGAGCGGCTCGGCATGACCTATGTCGCGGGGGGGCGATTTCGAGCATCACGCCTTTGCGGCGGATGA